Sequence from the Mauremys mutica isolate MM-2020 ecotype Southern chromosome 2, ASM2049712v1, whole genome shotgun sequence genome:
GGATTGACTTGCCACAGAGCATTTAAATGCAATAGAAATTCCTCTGTACATTCACTATAAACTAATCTTTTGGATAGTCTGGATTTTATTAAATTGTGTATCATAATTCCTGTCTATGTCGATCCCCATTCTAACATGCGACTGAATTACTGCATGCACCTGAAGAGAACACTGATCCAAAGGGGAAAAGCTCCTTGAGGCCAAATGAATATTTATAGTTTTATCATTAGTACCTAGAGACTCAGATCATGGTAGTCATCGCACAAGCACTTAGTGATCAGAAAGATCAAGGATCAGTAAATTAAGTCTTTCAGCTATTCtttatctatttagattataagcttgttggggcagggactgtctcatacTAACAGTTTTCTCCCAGCCACTTAATCCATGCTCCCCACCATAAggggaaatgttttgatttttgtttggCCAGAATATAGTCTCTACTTTTCTTCTCCTTCCTGTTCAAGTTTCCCTTGCTTCTCAAACTTTTATGTAAAGGACAGTGTTTTACCTATGTATTTCTTGGTGTTTGTTCAGCTAATAGTCCCGTTGTTGACAttcttctctccctttctcttgGCATGCTCTGCCCACTGCCTatctgggagaggaggggatagtgATTTGGGGTTTCTCCTCTTATCTCAGCACATCATTCTTGGTTGGCTGAGATTAGTCTTCTATATTTTGAAATCAAGCTTCAGGTCAGTGATTCAGTATAGCAGAAAACAGTAGCTTTGTACACAGTGGAAAAAAGATTTGGCTTTTCTGTGTAGCTAATTAAGAGCATTCCAGCTGAATTATGTATTATTGAAGAAATTCATTGGCAGAGAAAAATTAATGTTAAAGAACCAGTGACCTTGACACTGATCTTTCCTAATCCACATATTTTGTCATGTTCTGATCATCACTTTCACTTTAGCATTCAGATTTCCTGTAATCAACATGTTATCGGTTCCTGCAGCTGACTGTAACATTCTTCAGAGTATTTATCGTTGTGTAGTATAGCTGTTGGTCAGATTTAATAATGTAGTCTGCCCCAAAGGATCTTTGTGTATTGATTATAGGTTTTCCATTCATACGTACTACTAAATCTCTGTCTGTGTTTATATAACCACTGGTAGTCTGTTGTGATTCAAGGCACTTTATAATAATCTGAAGTAGAACATTCAGTATGCTGTTTGATATTTCTTTGGCCCCGGATGGTGTGGAGTGCTCCCAGGGCATTTtgaatatggaaaaaaaaatacatgtggATAATGAGTGTTTCAGAGTTTGAAATTATATTTTTCCATACTGACGTGAGTCGTGATTCTCTTTGAAGGGTTTAATCCATTTTGGTCATTCAAGACTGTAATCCACTGTGTGGTACTATTATTGTGACCAAATCAGATAAATTTGTTTCTAAATGACTTAGTGAATCTTGTAAAACTATGATCCATGACTACTTATTAATCTTTCCATGTACCCCGGGCCTATTTTACATTTTAGCAGTGTGACTCTTTTAAATGTGCTGAGTAGGTTTAATATCATTTCATGCAGTGCTAGACccttctgatcccttcccccccccctcccttcccccccccaacactttAAGCACTCAGTTCACAATGGAATAGTCTAGCACAGACTTAATTTTAATTCCTGGCAGTTGGCCTCTTGGTCCATTTGCACAGTATTTGTTGTTTCTTCTCCTGTATAGTCCTTACGCTGTGGAAGAATTTATACTCTGAAGCAGGTGAAAGCTAAGAGATTCTGAGGGTCCCAAACATGTAAGAAGGACCCACAGAGTTTCATGGCAGGTCAGTTCTGTGAAATTCCTGAGCTTGGTTAGAAAAACTAAAAGCTCTTCTGAGCAGTCTTTTGTTCTGTGGGAACTCTAGATTTGTCTGCTCTTAAATTGTGATCTGGAGGTGGGAGTACTGCCACCAGGGAGTCTTGCAAGAGCTTCCAGATTGTGCCCTTGTGGAGCACATAGACATGAAGAGCTTGAACTGCCCCCCTTTCCTGTGGAAATGCTTGAACTCTGAGAGGCTGTATGGTGTTTTGGGAgaccatttttttcctttttgaaatAGCTTTATTTGCTTGCACCTCTTTTGCTTATAATAGAATATCCTATTTTCCTGCAAATGGGAAGCTCTGATTCCTAGCTTTATTTCATGTAGGGTTTTCAGCAGCAGTGGACAATTGCTTACCTTGGAAGTTTTCTGCAGCTGTCTTTTTACTGTTTTCTTGTGGCTGTTTGTCCTTAACTGTTTTTGGACAATCTACTTCAcagagggctggtccacactaagaagcggggtcgaactagggtacgcaaattcagctacgtgaatagtgtagctgaattcgaagtaccctagttcgaactactcacccgatcagacgccgcggaatcgaagtccgcggcgccaaggtcgactccgccaccgccttttgcagtggtggagtaccggagttcgaactatcgcgtccagattagacgcgatagttcgaactccgagaagtcgaactcactgcgtcgacccggctcgtaagtgtagactagcccagaGAGTCTGGATATTCTTCCAGATCAAACTGATCCCCAAAAGTGTCTGCTACAGCAACTGCTCTGAATAGCTTTGTCTTTCATTGATGAGAATTTCATATGTTTGATACTTCCAAATCTCTAACAACTTTTGTGGAAAAGGTGTATCCCTCTGCCATCTGTCACAAGGTGGAATCCTCTATATCCTTTTTGTTCCATAAAGCTACCCTTTCAGCTGCAGTGTTTATTTTTCCTATTGAACCTGCAGATTGGAAAACTGAAGTGTCTGAGACTCTCTTTACAACAGCTATCAGGTCCTTCATACTTCCATTTACTCAGTCGTCTTGGTAAAAACTCTTTTTAGAAGGCTCTCAGGAACCTTTTGAAATATATTCCCCAGGAGTTCTCCTTAGGCAAAATATTTTGCCTATCTTGTGACCCTGCTCTGGATAAGTTGAGCCTCTTTGCCAGAAATGTCAGTTATTAATGAGAAAAAATAGGAAAACTAATATAACTTCCAAATCCAGTGTTGTTAGATTACTCTTCAATGGTGCACAATTATTTGTAGCTGCCCTACATAAAGAGGTTTATGAATCTAAGAAGAAtttctcttttgtgttttttctgtttgtttttgagCTTAACAAACATCAGATCCTCTCACCTAAAAGATTTTATATATAGTTTCAAGAACTACTTTACCCAATTTACAACTAAGTATCATGCTCTTTTAATACCCTTTTACATACAGATCCAATCCCATTTATAATCTCATTATGGAACAGaggttttatttatattttaaaattttgagaGAAAATGACTGCAGGATGCTTGAGATTGCTGCCTGGGGTTTATTAGTATTTTATACCCTTGCCCACTGCAGATGGAGTTTCAGTTCCAGCCCACATGAATGTAATTATTTCAAGAAACTGGATATCTCAAACAGACACTTCTGTATTGACTCCCACAAAATAAGAGGTGATTTTGTTGGAGTCAATACAGAAGTCTTGTGTTTTGAGGATTCTTTTCAATTGTTTTGTTGCTCCAAAAATTTGTGGACTTGAGACCTATTTCAGATTTTATGGTTTTCACCAAACTAACAAAAGAACCCAGTTAGTTCACACCATTGGCTAGGCCATTTCTCTAAACTCTTATCTCGACTCTTGGGTATCCTTCAAATTGCTAATCTTCATGTTCACCGACCAGTGTTGCCACAGGTATTGCCTATTAGCTTTGCTCTCTTATCTGTGTTAGTGGGTGTTTACCAGGATCCAAGATGTAATAGCAATATGACTTAGCAAATCTGGGCATTGTCATCAATATACAGACTGGCTGGTAGCAGTGAAGTTCTGTCTTTAGGTCACTTAAGTGGAAAGCCCCACTTAGAGGCCTTTGGGACTCACTGTTTCCTGATCAGTCCATTTCATCCTTCGAGAGAGGCCAGGCCCCAATATACTCTTACATACAtagacctcaaagtgctttacaaagaaggcTTTATATCTTACAGATGAGAacgctgaggcccagagaggtgaagtgacttgcccacagtcacccaGTAGGCACAGCCAGGAATAAAGCCCATGTCTGAGTCGTCCCAGTCAAGTGATCTGTCCCCTGGGCCACACTGCTTTACATAAGGGCtatccattttattttaaatagaagCCTAAATTCTGCAGAAACTACTGGAGCTGATTTAGAGGACTATAGCAGACAATGCCCATTTACACACAACCAAATGATGTTAGAGCAGTGTTCTGCTAGGAAACTCATACTTGCTGGCCAAATCATGGTCTAACTCTAGTTAGCCACAACAGAACTTGAACCCTGCTTAAGTATGGTGGTTAAAAATTGTTGAAATCTGTACATGCTGCAGTTTGTTCATGGAAGCCATGCTGGAATTGACGAGCAGCAGTTCATATGTGAACAGGGTCCAAGATTTTAATTCTTTGACAACAGAGGCTCTTTGGAAAGGAATATACCTTCCTAGTTTATCTGGTCTCTTATTTTATAGGTGCCATTGTTATGGAGCGACCAAATATAAAGTGGAGTGATGTTGCTGGTCTTGAAGGAGCCAAAGAAGCACTTAAAGAGGCAGTGATATTGCCCATTAAATTTCCTCATCTATTTACAGGTGAAATAAATTTAATATACTTTCTTGGTCCTAATGGTTACAGTTTGGGGGAGAGGCGTGGCTGGCGAGGTGGGAGAAGTATTTTACACTGTCATCGTGGTGACCTATGTCTAGGTGTCCTCTAAGAGCTTCTATTCCATAGTCTGGTGGGATGTGTATGCTGAAATGGTGGGAGCAGTTGGGGAATTGTATTGGGAGAAAGGAGAGGTTGGTTCAAGAACAATGGTAACTCTAAATACAGCGATGTTATAAGCTGTATTTCTCTTACACATTTGCTAACTTTGGAAAACTGATGATTGGTATAGTTTATTAATAAAGCGACAAATTATATATGAATCTAAATGATGTAAATACAACAGATACCAACTTCTTTCAACTGCAAAAGtgaataaatatataaacaatttCACAAGCTTGGATGAGGATTCATTTTTCTACTAAGTTCTATACCAAACTGATCCTTGTATCAAAATTCTTCAGGCaagtccttttctttttttttttaaatataactcTCTTAGGAAAGAGAACACCTTGGAGAGGAATTCTTCTGTTTGGGCCACCAGGAACAGGAAAATCTTACTTGGCAAAAGCTGTGGCAACAGAAGCCAACAACTCTACATTCTTCTCAATATCCTCCTCCGACCTTGTCTCAAAATGGTTAGGAGAGAGTGAAAAGTAAGTAGctcagttgattttttttttttattttttttttaatataccaaATGGTTTTATTTGGTTCTGAAACACTGCAATCCACTGTCTTCTGAGGTTCAGGAATGTAATCACTactattttcttttttcaaatatttgtgcAACTTCATGATGCTTTCAAAAGTAGGTAAAATTTGAGATACTTTGTATACTAGAGCTGGCCCAAAACTCAGAATTTCAGGTTTTAGAAAAATTTCAgtgttttgaaatttcccatgaatgggaaattttaaaaaaaaaattttttgctttggaaatgtcaaaatgtaGTGTTTTTGTAATGAAATATTTTCCCAGAGATCACTGGCAGCTCCTGAGTGAACACACATTCTTGTCCAGTTCACTCTGGAGCTGCTGGGGATTAAGGGATCGGCAGCTCCTGGGCAGCCTGCCATGTGGGCTGCCTGACTTCACAGCCTGGGGAGCCAGATGCCCCAAGAGTCTTCCAAGCTCTTGGCTCAACGGCCGGGAACCTGGTAGCCCTGAGAGCACTGGCTCGAGCCCTGGCTCTCAGAGCTTCCATGCTACAGGGCTGAGCCCTAATTAGATCCAGGGCTCCCTAGGCGGGGGGGGCAGTCCACAGGATGGGGCTGCAGACTTGAACCCAGGGTCCCCCAGCAGTCTGCCAGTCAGGTTCCTGCCAGTCATTTGATGAAAGTTTTGTAAAAACCCAAACTTTTCCTGAAACATCTCAGCTTCACAAACCAGCATTTTTCTTGGAAAATTTCTGGCAGTCTGTATTATATATGTCTcattaaaataaaccaaaaaaggaCAGGAAACTTGGTTTTAGTCCCACATCAGCCTTGACTCTCTCTTCTACAGCTGTGCATGAAGAGAGGGTCTTCACTATATGTGGTCCTTGGTGTGGATCTTTTATTATAAGGATCATTTTTCTCCTTCCTGTCTTGTAACAGAACTTGGGTGATTTATTAAAAGTGACCTTCGGAGGAGAAAAATGGTAAATATTGGCCAACTATTTCTGCTTCTTTAAAGTGTACAAACAAAGCCTGAAGGGCTTACAGGGGAAAAGctctttaaataattttttttttaaaaaggacaaagaAATGTAGGTATTCCCCATCTTGTTTTTCCAGGAAGAATTCATAGATGATGGAAGAACTTGCAAGATTATCACACCAGAAATGCCAAGAAAGTTAAATCTGAGAGGAAAAGTGACTTTCATTTACTGTTAAAAATGCACAAATTTTAGACACTTTAAATATTCCTATAATTCATATCAGTTGAGTCAGGGTTACTGGTGGTGATGGAAAAGCAGGAAAGATATAAAAACCCCAGGTTGACTTTTATTTTGCaattagaaaacatttttttccactcGAAAACAGAACAAATTTGAGAGACAGACCTGGTATCTGACACCATttttagtcacttttcagagcttTACCTGAGACTTCTCTGTTTTAAATTATTGGCATCAACTTTTATATTAATCAGTTTTTTTCCTGAACAAATAAATATGAACATGTGTAAGATCTCGGGCATATCAACCCTTCTGGCTACTTCCTTCACCTAAAGAGAACTAATGAGCTACCAGATACAGTATTTACAGAAGTCATTATTCAGTATTACTCCTTACAAAGTCTCATGAGCTGGTTAGATTACATTTAATATGTAACAGAACAATAAGTCTGTTTCTTTGTGTTCTGCTCAGCTTGTAAAGGACCAAAAGCAAACATGAACAGATCTTTCACTAGCTAGAACGTGACTGAAGCACTATACTTTATAGTCCTCATTTCCCTCCAGCATTGCCAGATGACTTGGATTAGAGTGAAGCACCATTTACAGAGCTAAAGAACTTTGCCTCTTGAGGATCCTCAACTGCTTACTTAAAATCATGATTATGAACCTTGATTCCTTATCCTGTGGTAAGCTTGATATGATGCAGTATAATAATATTGACTTGCTGTCTTCTCATCGAAgataacttaattttttttctagattAGTGAAAAACTTATTCCAGCTTGCCAGAGAAAACAAACCTTCCATTATCTTCATTGATGAGATAGATTCTCTGTGTGGATCAAGAAGTGAGAATGAAAGTGAGGCTGCTAGACGAATTAAAACAGAATTCCTAGTTCAGATGCAAGGTAAGATTAATGGCTTTAAGGAACAGTTAATTAAAGCAAATAATATCAGTTTTGGCTTGTTTGGTACTCAGTTTGGATAAGATTACTGAAGAGAATTTGTAGTTTTTCAAGATGAACCTTTCAAGatgttttaaaatgcttttttaaaaagtgtttacaTTATTAAATATTACCTGTTCTGGTGTAGGGGTTGGTGTAGACAATGAAGGAATCTTGGTTTTGGGAGCTACAAACATACCCTGGGTTCTGGATTCTGCTATCAGGAGAAGGTAACTTATAACAAAAACATGTATTGTCCTGTAAAATATGCAACTTCACACTGTACAGCACAaagtgttaggtttttttttttcaattcactaGTGATTAGGTGGTGGCTTAATCTGTGAATGTTTGAAAATACTATCCTGCTTTTACTACCTTGTATGGGAGACCTGAATATCTGTACACTGGAAAACTCTCCAGTTCTTTTACAGTAGATCCTGAATGTGTGGGCAGGAGGTCCTGTGGTCACTTTAAATAATACCAATCAGGCCAGTGTTTGGTTGCATGCAATATGTGCTGGTGCCATGTAGGTCTCTGCCCCTTTATCTCCCTCTTCTCACATACGCAGAGTTCTGAGTTTACCTCAGTTGAAAACACCTACTCAGTCTAGTCCTGAGGTTTTCTTGAGCAAAGAATGGTAATTATGCTGAAGTGGATTCAATAGAGAAGCTAATTTTCTGGTCTGTGTCAGTATGGTAAAGAGCTGGTGCATGGACTTGTTGCACTACCTACcccctagctcagtggttttcaaactgcgagtcgtaacccagtactgggtcgcggaatgtaaggcactgggttgcagtggctctggtcagcaccgctgaccgggccattaaaagtcccactGCCTAGTTAAGGTAGGCTAGTCCCTACGTGTTTTGACCCTGCGCTGCACcacggaagcagccagcagcaggtccagctcctagatgGGGGGGCGGAACAGGCCACGGGGCTCTGcgcattgcccccaccccaagcaccggctctgcactcccattggccaggaaccggctaatgggagctgggggggggaggggcaagggaaggccgtgcctgtgggcgagagccaCGCGGAGGCGCTTGCATGCCTCCGCCTGGGAGCCGGACTTGCTGCTAGCTGCTTCAGGAGTCAGTGCAGTCCACAATGCCAGGACAGggaggaagcctgccttagcatccCCGTTGTGCCGCTAAccgggagccgcccaaggtaaccGCATGccccagctcggagccccctcctgcactccaaacccctcattcccagccccacaccagagcctgcatttccagcccagagccctgaccccatcccacaCCTCAACCACTTACCCCAAACTCTGAGCCATTCCaaacccagagtcccctccttcaccccaaacacctcattcccagctccgttgggtcatgggcatgaacaattttcttcagctgggtcaccagaaaaaaagtttgaaaaccactgccctagctAATATTTTGTATGCATTCATTTTGGGGAAATAATCCTAGCAGTCTAAGAACAATAGTCACTGTGCTTATCAGGGAGAACTGCAATTCTAAAAACCTCCTAGTAATATATCGGGAAGAGGCTTGATCAAGGTACTAAAATTTTTAGCGGAGTCTCACTGAACATGCCCTGATGTTACATTTCAGTTGATTAACTTAAGTTTACAAAGCTATTGTAaataaagagacattattaataGAGGGTGTTCAAGGTGTTCAGCCATACTTTGGTTAATGGAGCAAAAAAACTGTTTTGACACTCCATACCTCAAAAATATCGAAGGGATTTTTGTCCCTCGAGCTCCTTCTAGAAACAAAGTCTGTCAGCTGtgactaagggtttgtctacatggagatTGTGTTCAACAAAccagggtgtaaatctacagcttACTAACTGGCAGTGTAGACCCTACTACCATGCATTATGGGCGCATCTACTCTACAGgcgaggggtgtgattcccctgcttgtgtacacatGCTCTCACCAAGCTGGTGCGAGTATAAACAGCAGCatagccatggtagcatgggtagcagcagcagaggcacagcTTAGCTGTGCTGAGGACTTACCCTACAGTTTCAGGTGGAGTACATACACTGCATGGCTAAGCTGTGCCTCCACTGCCACTACCCATGCTATCATGGCTATACTGCTGTTTATAGTCAGGccagcttgatgagagctagtgcagATATGCatacatgagcaggggaatcataTCTGTGCCGTGTAGCTGAAGCCTAAAAGTTACATAATATGCTTTAATGTACTGCTGTTTCAAACACAGTGGAACTACTTCTGCATGGTAGCTGGGTCAATGTGACCAGTTAGTGTGTGGCAAGCTAGTGCACTATAGATTGACACCCCTACTTGTCATGCACTAAATCTCCATGTAGACATGCCGCAAGCATGGGATAATTTCAAACCCAAGGGAAGATTTCTCAGTCATGAAAAGGAAGAAATGGGGTTATAATATTCTGAACGTAATTTTAATTAGTGTTTGCCACTATGAATATTACAGTACTTTTTTAGCAGACATATAAAATAAACAGTGCTAATGTTCCACACTCACTTCACGCGCACACACATTCTTAAAGCTATAATGCTCAGATTGCTTCCTTATTCTTTCTAGTTCCATTAGACCATTTTTTGATTTGCATAAACTGCTTTCCATCAAGAACCTGCAAGAATCAGTGTCTGTGGCTTTTTTTAATTAAGGTTTGAGAAGCGTATTTATATTCCTTTGCCTGAGGACCATGGTAGGACTGCTATGTTTAAGCTTCACCTTGGAAGCACCCCAAACAGCCTGACAGAATCAGACTATCGAGAGCTTGGAAAGAGAACTGATGGCTATTCTGGTGCTGACATCAGCATCATTGTTCGCGATGCACTGATGCAGCCTGTTAGGAAAGTGCAATCAGCCACTCACTTTAAGAAAGTaagtatataaaaataataataataataataagtagcGGAATTTCCAACTCCTAGTTTCTAGCGTTCaaatctccttttttttttttttgagatttctGGAAATTGAGCTTTTAATTTGTGGTTGGTTAATGTTACTTGTATGTGAATTTTCATATGCTTTTAATCTATGAAAAGAAAGTACATGCTAGGACAAAGAGCTTTTCTCTTAGCTCTGTTTCAGAGAACTGGTCTGAGCACGGTACAGGAGTCTGTAACttgtattcctggctctgacaaatTTCTTCTGAATGCTgcttaaagggacaccatcaacttTGAAATCATCCACTTAAAACCACGTTAAAAGTAGCTAACTTCAGGTGTAAAACTTCCCTGAGCTCTGTGAAAATTGGCAAAGGCTTTTATATTTGCACTTTCCTATTGTATTTCTCTTTCCTGTTGCTAAAGAAAAACCTATACAGATGGCAATTGCTTATACATAAGCACTGAAAAATctgcaaagaaaataaacaggaaaaaataaaggCTTTTCTCCATCTTTAAGCTCTCCCAATCTTAGTGGTGAGTTGGGACAATAATGGGTAAAAATATTTTTGAGTGACTTTTTTTAAGTTGATGGTGTCACCTGAGCTCTCTGAGCAGGGATTGTATGTCACTATTTGGACAACACCTAACATCTTGTGGGTTACTGTCTCAGCACTTAACATGCAGCGGTACAATGAATATTGTATATAGTCTTGCAGGGATTTCTATATCAAATACAGtccatttttaaatgatttttctaACTGGACTTGCAAGCTCAGCTTGAGCTGAAAGTCGGCTGGGTTCTTTCAATCTCACAATgctaccaaattctacaggccaaatTAGGTCTGTTACATCTCTGCAACTCCTCTGCCATCAGAGTTTTCCCAAGTGATTGGGACTTGGTAACTAATTCTGTTGATGCACAAAATGGAATAGACTTCAGCTTGCCTGCCTAGCTTGGTTGTGCAGTGCTAAAAGGAATTAAAAAgccttaaaaaaatctttttgtcaGTATACTCAGAACTATACTTCTGCATATACACTAGAAGCAGATATATTGAGTAAGCTAGTGCTGTTCTTTCTATAAAATCCCTTTTC
This genomic interval carries:
- the VPS4B gene encoding vacuolar protein sorting-associated protein 4B; protein product: MAATSNLQKAIDLASKAAQEDKAGNYEEALRLYQHAVQYFLHVVKYEAQGDKAKQSIRTKCTEYLDRAEKLKEYLKKKEKAPAKPVKESGPSDEKGTDSDGEGESDDPEKKKLQNQLQGAIVMERPNIKWSDVAGLEGAKEALKEAVILPIKFPHLFTGKRTPWRGILLFGPPGTGKSYLAKAVATEANNSTFFSISSSDLVSKWLGESEKLVKNLFQLARENKPSIIFIDEIDSLCGSRSENESEAARRIKTEFLVQMQGVGVDNEGILVLGATNIPWVLDSAIRRRFEKRIYIPLPEDHGRTAMFKLHLGSTPNSLTESDYRELGKRTDGYSGADISIIVRDALMQPVRKVQSATHFKKVRAPSLADPNILVEDMLTPCSPGDPNAIEMTWMDVPGDKLLEPVVSMADMLRSLASTKPTVNEQDLEKLTKFTKDFGQEG